In Thermosynechococcus sichuanensis E542, a single genomic region encodes these proteins:
- the apcB gene encoding allophycocyanin subunit beta — protein MQDAITAVINASDVQGKYLDTAAMEKLKAYFATGELRVRAATVISANAANIVKEAVAKSLLYSDITRPGGNMYTTRRYAACIRDLDYYLRYATYAMLAGDPSILDERVLNGLKETYNSLGVPIAATVQAIQAMKEVTASLVGADAGKEMGIYFDYICSGLS, from the coding sequence ATGCAAGACGCGATTACCGCTGTCATCAACGCCTCTGACGTACAAGGCAAATACCTCGACACCGCCGCCATGGAGAAGCTGAAAGCTTACTTCGCAACTGGCGAACTGCGGGTGCGGGCTGCGACTGTGATCAGCGCCAATGCTGCCAATATCGTCAAAGAAGCAGTGGCCAAATCTCTGCTCTACTCTGACATCACCCGTCCCGGTGGCAACATGTACACCACCCGTCGCTATGCGGCCTGTATCCGCGACCTCGACTACTACCTGCGCTATGCCACCTATGCCATGCTGGCTGGGGATCCTTCCATCCTCGATGAGCGGGTGCTCAATGGGTTGAAAGAAACCTACAACTCCTTGGGTGTGCCCATCGCTGCCACTGTGCAAGCCATCCAAGCCATGAAAGAAGTCACCGCCAGCTTAGTGGGTGCCGATGCCGGCAAAGAAATGGGCATCTACTTTGACTACATCTGCTCTGGCTTAAGCTAA
- a CDS encoding MinD/ParA family ATP-binding protein: protein MGSIISVHSFRGGTGKSNTTANLGCTLATLGYRVAIVDTDIQSPGIHVLFGLESEDTEHALNDYLWGRCEITDVARDVSHLITGHGQEAKGAIYLIPSSLKTSEITRVLREGYDVGLLNDGFQQLLQGLNLDFLLIDTHPGLNEETLLSITVSDTLVLILRPDRQDFQGTAVTVDVARQLDVPKMVMVVNKVPSAFNKDSLKQQVETTYGVPVAGILPVCEEMFQLGSSDIFCLRYPAHPYSLVVRSVVQHLLD, encoded by the coding sequence ATGGGTAGCATTATTTCTGTGCATTCTTTTCGTGGTGGCACAGGCAAATCAAATACAACAGCGAATCTGGGCTGTACCTTGGCGACCTTGGGCTATCGGGTGGCGATTGTGGACACCGATATTCAATCCCCCGGTATCCATGTGCTCTTTGGCCTTGAGTCGGAAGATACGGAACATGCCCTGAATGACTACCTGTGGGGACGCTGTGAAATTACCGATGTGGCGCGTGATGTTAGCCATCTGATTACTGGCCACGGCCAGGAAGCTAAAGGAGCAATCTATCTCATTCCCTCTAGCCTCAAAACCAGTGAAATTACCCGTGTGCTGCGGGAAGGCTACGATGTCGGCTTACTCAATGATGGTTTTCAGCAGTTACTCCAAGGGCTGAATCTGGACTTTTTGCTCATTGATACCCACCCAGGGCTGAATGAGGAGACACTACTCTCGATTACAGTTTCCGATACCTTGGTGCTGATTCTGCGCCCCGATCGCCAAGATTTTCAAGGAACAGCGGTCACGGTTGATGTGGCGCGGCAGCTTGATGTGCCGAAAATGGTGATGGTGGTTAACAAAGTCCCCAGTGCCTTTAATAAGGACTCCCTCAAGCAGCAGGTGGAAACAACCTATGGTGTGCCCGTCGCAGGTATCTTACCTGTTTGCGAAGAAATGTTTCAACTGGGGAGCAGCGATATTTTCTGTTTACGCTACCCCGCGCATCCCTACAGTCTCGTTGTCAGGAGTGTTGTGCAGCATCTGTTGGATTAG
- the tatC gene encoding twin-arginine translocase subunit TatC encodes MTRSPDIDSPAPEPLAIVESALEANEPVDPEDELPNEVEMSLWDHLEELRQRLFVVLGTVAVTIVLCFTQVRWIIQFLEKPAHGAKFLQLSPGEYFFVSCKAAAYSGILLATPMILYQAIRFILPGLTRREQRLLAPVVFGSSILFIAGLAFAYTLLAPAALGFFINYGADVVEQLWSIDRYVDFILLLLLATGLAFQVPILQLVLIALGIVSIPQMLSQWRYVVIIAVAVAAVLTPSIDPITQGLLAGALLALYFTGVGLAKLMGVGRS; translated from the coding sequence ATGACGCGATCGCCCGATATTGATAGTCCTGCTCCCGAACCCTTGGCCATTGTTGAAAGCGCCCTTGAGGCCAATGAGCCTGTTGATCCTGAGGATGAACTGCCCAATGAGGTGGAAATGTCCCTCTGGGATCACCTTGAGGAGTTACGGCAGCGGCTTTTTGTGGTACTGGGCACTGTTGCTGTCACGATAGTTCTCTGCTTTACCCAAGTGCGCTGGATCATTCAGTTCCTAGAAAAACCAGCCCATGGTGCTAAGTTCCTGCAACTGAGTCCGGGGGAATACTTTTTTGTCTCCTGTAAAGCGGCGGCCTACAGTGGCATCCTCCTAGCAACGCCGATGATTCTCTACCAAGCTATCCGTTTTATCCTGCCGGGATTGACACGGCGTGAGCAACGCTTGCTGGCACCGGTGGTTTTTGGTTCATCCATTCTCTTTATTGCCGGTTTGGCCTTTGCCTATACCCTCTTGGCTCCCGCAGCCCTCGGCTTTTTCATTAACTATGGGGCAGATGTGGTTGAGCAACTGTGGTCAATTGATCGCTATGTGGACTTTATTTTGCTATTGCTCCTTGCCACTGGCCTCGCCTTCCAAGTCCCCATTCTCCAGTTGGTACTCATTGCCCTCGGCATTGTCTCGATCCCGCAAATGCTCAGTCAGTGGCGCTACGTGGTGATTATTGCCGTGGCCGTGGCAGCGGTCTTAACGCCCTCCATTGATCCGATTACGCAGGGACTATTGGCAGGTGCTCTGCTTGCCCTCTACTTTACGGGAGTTGGCTTAGCAAAACTGATGGGAGTGGGGCGTTCTTAA
- a CDS encoding phycobilisome linker polypeptide produces MRMFRITACVPSQTRIRTQRELQNTYFTKLVPYENWFREQQRIQKMGGKIVKVELFTGKPGVNTGLA; encoded by the coding sequence ATGCGCATGTTTAGAATTACCGCCTGTGTGCCGAGTCAAACCCGTATTCGCACCCAGCGTGAACTGCAAAACACCTATTTCACAAAACTGGTGCCCTACGAAAACTGGTTCCGCGAGCAACAACGCATCCAAAAAATGGGTGGCAAAATTGTGAAAGTGGAACTGTTTACGGGTAAGCCGGGGGTCAACACCGGTCTGGCCTAG
- the petC gene encoding cytochrome b6-f complex iron-sulfur subunit: MAQVSGMSDVPDMGRRQFMNLLTFGTITGTALGALYPVVKYFIPPSSGGSGGGVVAKDALGNDIKVSEYLTKHLPGDRSLAQGIKGDPTYVIVTEDHQIANYGLNAVCTHLGCVVPWNVSENKFICPCHGSQYDSTGKVVRGPAPLSLALVKATVTEDDKLVFTPWTETDFRTGKEPWWT; the protein is encoded by the coding sequence ATGGCTCAAGTTTCTGGAATGTCTGATGTGCCCGATATGGGGCGGCGACAGTTTATGAACCTGCTGACGTTTGGTACCATCACGGGTACAGCGTTGGGCGCTCTTTACCCTGTCGTCAAGTACTTCATTCCGCCCTCGAGTGGCGGCAGCGGTGGTGGCGTGGTTGCCAAGGATGCGTTGGGCAACGATATTAAAGTTTCTGAGTACCTAACGAAGCACCTGCCGGGCGATCGCTCCCTTGCCCAAGGAATTAAAGGGGATCCCACCTACGTGATTGTTACTGAGGATCACCAAATTGCCAATTACGGCTTGAATGCCGTCTGCACCCACCTCGGCTGTGTGGTGCCTTGGAACGTCAGTGAAAACAAGTTCATTTGCCCCTGCCACGGCTCTCAGTACGACAGCACGGGTAAGGTGGTGCGTGGTCCTGCCCCTCTCTCCTTGGCACTGGTGAAGGCCACGGTGACTGAAGATGACAAACTGGTATTTACCCCTTGGACGGAAACCGATTTCCGCACAGGCAAAGAACCTTGGTGGACGTAA
- a CDS encoding DUF3067 family protein, whose protein sequence is MLTPLTGDELHALLLRKWGRSFDLQFRRVGDRIFLQVMWRYLEQASYPDTPEDYAAHLGAIAQHLNDWGCAQQVCTFIETTREKPRLGKAVNIPLDLGTRIIEWLE, encoded by the coding sequence ATGCTGACGCCCCTCACTGGTGATGAACTCCATGCTTTGCTCCTGCGCAAATGGGGGCGCTCCTTTGACCTTCAGTTTCGCCGCGTCGGCGATCGCATCTTTTTGCAGGTGATGTGGCGCTACCTCGAGCAGGCCTCCTATCCCGATACGCCCGAAGACTATGCCGCCCACCTCGGGGCGATCGCCCAGCACCTTAACGACTGGGGCTGTGCTCAGCAAGTCTGCACCTTTATTGAGACGACCCGTGAGAAACCCCGCCTCGGCAAGGCCGTGAATATTCCCCTCGACCTTGGCACCCGCATTATCGAATGGCTGGAATAG
- a CDS encoding carbon dioxide-concentrating mechanism protein CcmK — MPIALGMVEVLGHPPALAVADVMVKAARVTLVGYEVVSGARLTIIVRGDVSEVQIAVAAGVEAAKKIPAQSPKEKNLYLSSTVIPRPHENLEAVFPKMRFQYGDGWERFLA, encoded by the coding sequence ATGCCCATTGCCCTTGGGATGGTAGAAGTACTGGGTCATCCCCCTGCCTTAGCCGTTGCCGATGTGATGGTGAAAGCGGCGCGTGTTACTCTTGTGGGCTATGAAGTGGTCAGTGGTGCTCGCCTAACAATTATTGTGCGCGGCGACGTTTCTGAAGTGCAAATTGCCGTTGCAGCCGGCGTCGAAGCTGCCAAGAAAATTCCAGCTCAAAGTCCTAAGGAAAAAAACCTCTATCTGTCGTCAACGGTGATCCCACGCCCCCACGAGAATTTAGAGGCCGTTTTCCCCAAAATGCGGTTCCAATATGGTGATGGCTGGGAACGTTTTCTCGCTTAG
- the mnmE gene encoding tRNA uridine-5-carboxymethylaminomethyl(34) synthesis GTPase MnmE, which yields MRHLHDTIAAIATAIVPQQGSIGIVRLSGAKAVAIAQSLFAAPGKQPWESHRILYGYVRDPQTGERVDEALLLLMLAPRSYTREDVVEFHCHGGLIPVQRVLQLCVAAGARLADPGEFTLRAFLNGRLDLTQAESVAELVAAQSTTAAQIALAGLTGKLARPLKQIRQTCLSLLAEIEARLDFTDELPPLDPAAIAEEIRQLQHQVEAFLATAERGALIRTGLKVAIVGRPNVGKSSLLNAWSRSDRAIVTDLPGTTRDIVESQLVVGGIPIQVLDTAGIRETDNLVEQIGVQRSRQAAASADLILLVIDASQGWTAADQDIYDQLDLQQRRQQAPHSVLVVLNKADLLNKTADVRDIPLPIAPIPTVLLSALSQRGIEHLENAILNLVQGQGVTAANLDFAINQRQAALLEQVHQSLNHVLAAIDAQLPLDFWTIDLHAAARALGTLTGEEVTESVLEQIFSRFCIGK from the coding sequence GTGCGACATCTCCATGACACGATTGCGGCGATCGCCACGGCTATTGTACCCCAGCAAGGGAGTATCGGCATTGTCCGTCTCTCGGGTGCTAAAGCAGTCGCGATCGCTCAGTCTTTATTTGCAGCCCCCGGCAAGCAGCCTTGGGAATCCCATCGCATCCTCTATGGCTATGTCCGCGACCCCCAAACCGGAGAACGGGTAGATGAAGCGCTCCTGCTTTTAATGCTGGCTCCCCGCTCCTATACTCGCGAAGATGTGGTGGAGTTTCACTGTCATGGTGGTCTCATCCCTGTCCAGCGCGTGCTGCAACTCTGTGTCGCCGCAGGGGCACGCCTCGCAGATCCGGGGGAGTTTACCCTGCGCGCCTTTCTCAATGGTCGCCTTGATCTCACCCAAGCCGAAAGTGTGGCTGAACTGGTGGCCGCCCAATCTACAACTGCCGCCCAAATTGCCTTAGCGGGTCTGACGGGGAAACTTGCCCGCCCCCTCAAGCAGATTCGTCAGACCTGTTTATCTCTCTTGGCGGAAATTGAAGCGCGACTCGATTTTACGGACGAGCTACCCCCCCTTGACCCCGCAGCCATTGCTGAGGAAATTCGGCAGTTGCAACACCAAGTAGAGGCGTTTTTGGCCACGGCAGAACGGGGAGCACTGATCCGCACTGGACTAAAAGTGGCCATTGTGGGTCGCCCGAATGTGGGTAAGTCGAGTCTGCTCAATGCTTGGAGCCGCAGCGATCGCGCCATTGTCACGGATCTACCCGGCACCACCCGTGATATTGTGGAGTCTCAATTAGTTGTTGGTGGCATTCCCATCCAAGTCCTTGATACCGCAGGCATTCGCGAGACAGATAACTTGGTTGAACAAATCGGTGTCCAGCGATCGCGCCAAGCCGCAGCCAGTGCCGATCTCATTCTCCTTGTCATTGATGCTAGCCAAGGGTGGACAGCCGCTGATCAGGACATTTACGACCAACTCGATCTCCAACAACGGCGGCAACAAGCGCCTCACTCAGTCCTTGTCGTCTTGAATAAGGCTGATCTCCTCAACAAAACCGCAGATGTTCGAGATATTCCATTGCCCATTGCCCCCATTCCCACTGTGCTGCTCTCGGCCCTCAGCCAAAGGGGGATTGAGCATCTGGAGAACGCTATTCTCAACCTTGTTCAAGGCCAAGGGGTGACTGCCGCCAACCTAGACTTTGCCATCAACCAACGCCAAGCCGCCCTCCTAGAGCAGGTTCACCAATCCCTGAATCATGTCCTTGCTGCCATTGATGCCCAACTGCCCCTTGATTTTTGGACGATTGACCTGCATGCCGCTGCCCGTGCCCTTGGTACCCTAACGGGGGAGGAGGTCACCGAATCCGTGCTAGAACAAATCTTTAGCCGTTTTTGCATTGGAAAATAG
- a CDS encoding ABC transporter ATP-binding protein: MLWNTSYRPLFGYILPYRRRLLVAFLCTLGYVSTMPAIAYLIGQAAKLIGAGDLLGLIQWCAASSLLFVGRSFCQFGQDVLMSDISLRIVYDIRVRLYRHLHRLGVDYFEKAATGDLTYRLTEDVDRIGVMVNNSFHRLIPSTLTTVAVIGYMFYLNWQLTLGTMIIAPLMTFLIAWFGNRLLRQSRLSQARIADLASHLTEVFAGIRLIKAFAAEDYAVKQFEQQADINRRARYRAERIKSMQYPVVGFLEALSIMLLFILGAWQINAGHLTGPQFLSFVAAVALLMEPINMISADYNELKMAQASVERSFGLLALEPTIKEISHAQPLPPISGKVQYLDVCFGYDPERPVLRDFNLLAEPGEVIALVGHSGAGKSTIVNLLPRFYDPQAGKVLIDGIDIKTVTLKSLRRQIGIVPQETILFSGSIAQNIAFGYSEPDWERLIEAAKIANAHEFITQFPDGYQTWVGERGINLSGGQRQRLAIARAVYADPRILILDEATSALDSESEALVQSALEKAMKGRTVFIIAHRLATVRRADRILVLEQGRIIESGTHQELLAQSARYAQFYTQQYFQDAE, encoded by the coding sequence ATGCTTTGGAATACCAGCTACCGGCCGTTATTTGGTTATATCCTTCCCTATCGGCGACGGTTGCTGGTCGCTTTCCTGTGTACCCTCGGCTATGTCTCCACCATGCCGGCGATCGCCTACCTGATTGGCCAAGCAGCAAAGCTCATTGGGGCAGGGGATTTGCTAGGTCTGATTCAGTGGTGTGCCGCCTCCTCGCTGCTGTTTGTCGGTCGTAGTTTTTGCCAATTTGGTCAAGATGTCCTAATGTCCGATATTTCCCTACGGATTGTCTATGACATTCGGGTGCGGCTTTACCGTCATCTCCATCGTTTGGGGGTGGACTATTTTGAAAAAGCAGCGACCGGCGATCTCACCTACCGCCTCACTGAGGATGTGGATCGCATTGGTGTCATGGTCAACAATAGTTTTCATCGCCTCATCCCCTCGACTTTAACAACGGTTGCTGTGATTGGCTATATGTTCTACCTCAACTGGCAACTGACATTGGGGACGATGATCATTGCGCCGCTAATGACGTTTCTGATCGCTTGGTTTGGCAACCGTTTGTTGCGACAGTCGCGCCTGAGTCAAGCGCGCATTGCCGATTTGGCCTCCCACCTCACGGAAGTGTTTGCAGGGATTCGCTTGATCAAAGCCTTTGCTGCCGAGGACTATGCCGTAAAGCAGTTTGAACAGCAGGCTGATATTAATCGCCGCGCTCGCTACCGTGCAGAACGCATTAAGTCAATGCAATACCCTGTGGTGGGGTTTCTCGAAGCCCTCAGCATTATGCTGCTGTTTATCCTAGGGGCGTGGCAAATCAATGCCGGTCATCTCACGGGGCCGCAGTTCCTCAGCTTTGTCGCCGCAGTGGCGCTACTGATGGAACCCATTAATATGATTTCCGCTGATTACAACGAACTGAAAATGGCGCAGGCCTCGGTGGAGCGTAGCTTTGGTCTGTTGGCTCTCGAACCCACAATCAAAGAAATAAGCCATGCGCAGCCCTTACCCCCCATTTCTGGCAAAGTGCAATACCTAGATGTGTGCTTTGGCTATGATCCAGAGCGTCCGGTGCTCAGGGACTTCAATCTCTTGGCAGAGCCGGGCGAAGTGATTGCCCTTGTGGGACATTCAGGAGCAGGTAAATCAACCATTGTTAACCTCTTGCCCCGTTTTTATGACCCCCAAGCGGGGAAAGTCTTGATTGATGGCATTGATATTAAAACCGTGACCCTCAAAAGCTTGCGGCGGCAAATTGGCATTGTTCCTCAGGAAACGATTCTTTTTTCAGGCAGTATTGCCCAAAATATTGCCTTTGGTTATTCTGAACCGGATTGGGAGCGACTGATTGAGGCAGCCAAAATTGCCAATGCTCATGAGTTTATTACGCAGTTTCCCGATGGCTATCAGACATGGGTGGGGGAAAGGGGAATCAATCTCTCCGGCGGGCAACGGCAACGGCTGGCGATCGCCCGTGCAGTTTATGCTGATCCGCGTATCTTGATCTTGGATGAAGCCACCTCTGCTTTGGACTCTGAATCGGAAGCCTTGGTGCAAAGCGCTCTGGAGAAGGCAATGAAGGGGCGAACTGTCTTTATCATTGCCCACCGTTTGGCCACGGTGCGTCGCGCAGATCGCATTCTTGTCCTAGAGCAGGGACGGATCATTGAAAGTGGCACTCACCAAGAACTGCTTGCCCAGTCTGCTCGCTATGCCCAGTTCTACACCCAGCAGTATTTCCAAGATGCCGAATGA
- the apcA gene encoding allophycocyanin subunit alpha, translating to MSVVTKSIVNADAEARYLSPGELDRIKSFVSTGERRLRIAQTLTENRERIVKQAGDQLFQKRPDVVSPGGNAYGEEMTATCLRDLDYYLRLVTYGIVAGDVTPIEEIGLVGVREMYNSLGTPIPAVAEGIRAMKNVASSLLSAEDAAEAGSYFDFVIGAMQ from the coding sequence ATGAGCGTCGTCACGAAATCGATCGTGAATGCAGATGCCGAGGCCCGTTACCTCAGCCCCGGTGAGCTGGATCGCATTAAAAGCTTTGTCAGCACCGGCGAGCGTCGTCTGCGCATTGCCCAAACCCTGACTGAAAACCGCGAGCGGATTGTCAAGCAAGCGGGCGATCAACTCTTCCAAAAACGGCCTGATGTGGTCTCCCCCGGTGGCAATGCCTACGGTGAAGAAATGACCGCCACCTGCCTGCGTGACCTCGACTACTACCTGCGGCTTGTGACCTACGGTATTGTTGCCGGTGATGTCACCCCCATCGAAGAAATTGGTTTGGTGGGTGTGCGTGAAATGTACAACTCCCTCGGTACCCCCATTCCTGCCGTGGCCGAAGGAATCCGCGCCATGAAGAACGTTGCTTCCTCACTGCTGTCTGCGGAAGATGCCGCTGAAGCCGGTTCTTACTTTGACTTCGTGATTGGCGCCATGCAGTAG
- the petA gene encoding cytochrome f → MKRFFKSLTLAIALAASVLLWSPQAQAYPFYAQQGYDSPREATGRIVCANCHLAAKPIQVEVPQAVTPDSVFEAVVKIPYDTSVQQVLGDGSKGGLNVGAVLMLPEGFKIAPPDRIPEELKAKTSGIYYQPYSEDKQNIILVGPLPGEQYQEIVFPVLAPNPAMDKSIHFGKYAVHAGGNRGRGQVYPNGEKSNNNVFTAPIAGTITSITANPDGSTAVVITPESGEAVTETVPAGPDLIVSEGQTVAAGEALTNNPNVGGFGQKDTEIVLQDPNRIKWLLVFFAAITLSQILLVLKKKQVEKVQAAEMSL, encoded by the coding sequence ATGAAACGCTTTTTCAAATCTTTAACGCTGGCGATCGCCCTTGCCGCCAGTGTGCTTCTTTGGTCACCGCAAGCACAGGCCTACCCCTTCTATGCGCAGCAGGGCTATGACAGTCCCCGTGAGGCCACTGGGCGGATTGTTTGTGCCAACTGTCACCTCGCCGCCAAGCCTATCCAAGTGGAAGTGCCCCAAGCCGTTACCCCCGATTCCGTTTTTGAAGCCGTGGTGAAAATTCCCTACGACACTAGTGTGCAACAGGTGCTGGGGGATGGCTCTAAGGGGGGTCTGAATGTCGGTGCAGTGCTGATGCTGCCCGAGGGCTTCAAAATTGCTCCCCCGGATCGCATTCCTGAGGAGCTAAAAGCCAAAACCAGCGGCATTTACTACCAACCCTACAGTGAGGATAAGCAAAACATTATTCTAGTGGGTCCTCTACCGGGCGAGCAGTACCAAGAAATTGTTTTCCCCGTTCTCGCCCCCAACCCTGCCATGGATAAATCAATCCACTTTGGTAAATACGCCGTTCACGCCGGGGGCAACCGCGGTCGCGGTCAAGTCTATCCCAACGGTGAAAAGAGCAACAACAACGTCTTTACTGCACCGATCGCGGGCACGATTACCAGTATTACCGCTAACCCCGATGGCAGTACGGCGGTGGTGATTACCCCCGAAAGTGGCGAAGCAGTAACAGAAACAGTTCCCGCTGGCCCTGATCTCATCGTCAGTGAAGGCCAAACGGTAGCGGCGGGTGAAGCCCTCACCAACAATCCCAATGTGGGCGGTTTTGGTCAAAAGGATACGGAAATTGTCCTGCAGGATCCCAACCGTATTAAGTGGCTGTTGGTCTTCTTTGCCGCCATTACCCTCTCGCAGATTCTGCTTGTGCTGAAGAAGAAACAAGTGGAGAAAGTGCAAGCCGCTGAGATGAGTCTCTAA